A part of Podarcis muralis chromosome 13, rPodMur119.hap1.1, whole genome shotgun sequence genomic DNA contains:
- the LOC114582958 gene encoding olfactory receptor 6F1-like, translating to MHLEDNVLKGGNASPNQTVITEFILLGFGNLHELRMPTFVIFLVVYIATLMGNIMITAVVLTDHSLHTPMYFFLGNLSFLEIWYTTSVVPKMLKTLLTAHEAISFSACLLQFYIFGSLAVTECFLLAAMSYDRYVAICQPLHYGNLMNFRVCVQLAIGSWVGGFISLFVTMPMVSVLPFCASNKIDHFFCDLAPVVKLACGDTRLVRILSFLIASLVSFSPFLLTILSYCKIISTILKIPSAKSKQKAFSTCSSHLIVVTVFYGTLMVVYGVPTTTWYPNLSKVFSVLYIVGTPMVNPIIYSLRNKDVQNALRKLLTRNPALACE from the exons ATGCATTTAGAAGACAATGTGTTGAAAG GTGGAAATGCAAGCCCTAATCAAACAGTGATCACAGAATTTATTCTCCTGGGATTTGGGAACCTTCATGAGCTAAGAATGCCTACATTTGTAATATTTCTTGTGGTCTACATAGCAACATTAATGGGGAATATAATGATCACAGCGGTTGTGTTAACTGACCACAGCCTTCAtacccccatgtacttcttcctgggAAACCTCTCTTTCTTGGAAATATGGTACACCACTAGTGTGGTTCCGAAGATGCTGAAAACATTACTGActgcccatgaggccatttccttCTCAGCTTGTCTCCTCCAGTTTTACATCTTTGGCTCACTGGCAGTTACCGAGTGTTTTCTTCTAGCAGCAATGTCCTATGATCGCTATGTAGCCATATGCCAACCACTGCATTATGGAAACTTAATGAACTTCAGAGTGTGCGTTCAGCTAGCGATAGGGTCATGGGTTGGTGGGTTTATTTCCTTATTTGTCACCATGCCAATGGTTTCTGTGCTGCCTTTCTGTGCCTCTAATAAGATTGATCATTTCTTCTGTGATTTGGCACCTGTGGTTAAACTTGCCTGTGGAGACACACGACTGGTGAGAATCCTTTCTTTCCTTATTGCTTCTCTTGTATCCTTCTCTCCATTCCTTCTTACCATTCTGTCATACTGTAAAATCATCTCCACCATCCTCAAGATCCCATCtgccaaaagcaaacaaaaagccTTTTCCACCTGCTCCTCACATCTCATTGTGGTTACAGTGTTCTATGGGACACTGATGGTGGTGTATGGTGTACCTACAACAACTTGGTATCCCAACTTAAGCAAAGTCTTTTCTGTGCTCTATATAGTTGGGACACCAATGGTCAATCCTATTATATACAGCCTGAGGAACAAGGATGTCCAGAATGCATTGAGGAAACTGTTGACTAGAAATCCTGCACTGGCATGTGAATGA